Below is a window of Clavibacter michiganensis subsp. tessellarius DNA.
TCCGCAACGCGTGGTTCGAGCGCGCGCTCCTCGGCTGACCCGCATCCGCCGCTGACCGGGACCGCACCCGGGATGCGCGACGCGCCGACGCCCGCGTCAGCGCGCCGCGGATCCCGGGTCGGCGGGGAGAACGGCGCGTAGGGTGAGCACCATGGCGCCCGAGACCTCCTCCTACGTACCTGCCCCCGGGCGGATCACGATGTTCTCCACCACCTGGTGCGGCTACTGCCGCCGGCTCAAGTCGCAGCTCGACCGCGCGGGCATCGGCTACGACGAGGTCGACATCGAGCAGGTGCCCGGCACCGCGGAGCTCGTGGAGGCCATCAACGGCGGCAACCAGACCGTCCCGACCGTGCTGTTCCCCGACGGCTCGTCCGCCACCAACCCGTCGCTCGCCGACGTGACCGCGAAGGTGGCCTGAGCCATGCAGCACCACGACCTCAGCGAGATCCCCGACTTCCTCGCCGCGTGGATGCGCGAGCAGCGCTGGTTCGCCTCCAAGGGCACCGAGCCGCGCCTCGAGCGCATCGGCGGCTGGAGCTTCAGCGACGAGGGCTGG
It encodes the following:
- a CDS encoding mycoredoxin; protein product: MAPETSSYVPAPGRITMFSTTWCGYCRRLKSQLDRAGIGYDEVDIEQVPGTAELVEAINGGNQTVPTVLFPDGSSATNPSLADVTAKVA